In Canis lupus dingo isolate Sandy chromosome 1, ASM325472v2, whole genome shotgun sequence, a single genomic region encodes these proteins:
- the C1H18orf54 gene encoding lung adenoma susceptibility protein 2 isoform X4, which translates to MAKSIPKHRVCSRESSVSSLLASCSLSGSNSSNSDGSFQYKNKLYRSASQALQAYIDDFDSSHQMYPGASTGKVNAGRCSAHVPEFSNCIYKANHAFENLDPKKSSSSLFCRRKTINDIDSISLTTDDLLKLPADGSFSFTNIGLSHRISKKNKKCIGRLSSWDTEKKQNFQEPSTPLCKDNVITPVIYTNINGRHRGRLKNPKLVNKTNKCISEPSLSFSKKLSFKDSAEHSCEKNYPRWLTSQKSDLNVSGITSLPDFTYPVWLHHQDLLPDTKSQRISKIFKEEQCSPRHSYQAQRTSRLMNKLDCFEYSFEPSNISDSLSDDKGLINECKCDSEHSHCQCENPVLPGPTKKPFSGDKIELLILKAKRNLEHCSEELPKSTKKDDSPCSLDKLEAERSWENIPVTLYRMDVQTPLVKNGRKDYLGARKAHTNLLFLLTLMIVLNKLHKQSVLTGSLKIF; encoded by the exons ATGGCAAAATCAATTCCAAAACACAGAGTTTGTTCTCGAGAATCTTCAGTATCTTCTCTGTTAGCAAGTTGCAGCCTGAGTGGTAGTAATTCCTCTAACTCTGATGGCTCTTTTCAGTATAAGAATAAACTGTATCGTTCTGCATCTCAGGCTCTGCAGGCCTACATTGATGATTTTGATTCAAGCCACCAAATGTATCCTGGTGCAAGCACGGGAAAGGTTAATGCTGGTAGATGTTCTGCTCATGTGCCAGAATTCTCCAACTGTATTTATAAAGCAAACCATG CTTTTGAAAATCTTGATCCCAAAAAAAGCTCTTCATCCTTATTTTGTAGAAGAAAGACTATTAATGACATAGACTCCATTAGCCTAACAACTGATGATCTATTAAAACTTCCAGCGGATGGATCATTTTCTTTCACTAACATTGGATTAAGTCACCGAATtagcaagaaaaacaagaagtGCATTGGAAGACTGAGTTCATGGGAtactgaaaagaaacaaaattttcaagAACCTTCCACTCCTTTGTGCAAGGATAACGTAATTACTCCtgttatatatacaaatataaatggaaggcATCGTGGTAGgctaaaaaacccaaaacttgtGAATAAGACTAATAAATGCATTTCAGAACCATCTTTATCGTTTTCCAAGAAATTGTCTTTCAAGGACAGTGCAGAACACAGTTGTGAAAAGAATTACCCAAGATGGCTCACTAGCCAGAAATCTGACCTTAATGTTTCAGGAATAACTAGTCTACCTGACTTCACATACCCAGTCTGGCTCCATCATCAAGACTTGCTACCTGATACAAAGAGTCAAaggatttctaaaatatttaaagaagaacaGTGTTCCCCTAGGCATAGTTACCAGGCACAAAGAACTTCTCGACTTATGAATAAATTAGAttgttttgaatattcttttgAACCCTCAAACATTTCAGATTCCTTGAGTGATGATAAAGGATTAATTAATGAATGTAAATGTGATTCTGAACATAGCCACTGTCAGTGTGAGAATCCAGTTCTCCCAGGACCAACCAAAAAGCCCTTCAGTg GTGACAAGATTGAATTGCTTATCCTGAAGGCCAAGAGAAATCTAGAGCATTGTAGTGAAGAGTTACCGAAGTCTACAAAAAAGGATGATAGTCCTTGTTCGTTAGATAAACTTGAAGCAGAAAGATCATGGGAAAATATTCCTGTTACTTTGTAC CGGATGGATGTGCAAACTCCTTTGGTAAAGAATGGGCGAAAAGACTACTTGGGAGCAAGAAAAGCTCATA CAAATCTCCTGTTCCTGTTAACTCTGATGATAGTCCTCAACAAACTTCACAAGCAAAGTGTGCTAACGGGTtccttgaagattttttaa
- the C1H18orf54 gene encoding lung adenoma susceptibility protein 2 isoform X3, translating into MAKSIPKHRVCSRESSVSSLLASCSLSGSNSSNSDGSFQYKNKLYRSASQALQAYIDDFDSSHQMYPGASTGKVNAGRCSAHVPEFSNCIYKANHAFENLDPKKSSSSLFCRRKTINDIDSISLTTDDLLKLPADGSFSFTNIGLSHRISKKNKKCIGRLSSWDTEKKQNFQEPSTPLCKDNVITPVIYTNINGRHRGRLKNPKLVNKTNKCISEPSLSFSKKLSFKDSAEHSCEKNYPRWLTSQKSDLNVSGITSLPDFTYPVWLHHQDLLPDTKSQRISKIFKEEQCSPRHSYQAQRTSRLMNKLDCFEYSFEPSNISDSLSDDKGLINECKCDSEHSHCQCENPVLPGPTKKPFSGDKIELLILKAKRNLEHCSEELPKSTKKDDSPCSLDKLEAERSWENIPVTFKSPVPVNSDDSPQQTSQAKCANGFLEDFLNDDNQSCTLSGGKHHGPVEALKQMLFNLQAVQESFNQNKTAELREEINQVSEDNFSKLQLKESMVPITRSLQK; encoded by the exons ATGGCAAAATCAATTCCAAAACACAGAGTTTGTTCTCGAGAATCTTCAGTATCTTCTCTGTTAGCAAGTTGCAGCCTGAGTGGTAGTAATTCCTCTAACTCTGATGGCTCTTTTCAGTATAAGAATAAACTGTATCGTTCTGCATCTCAGGCTCTGCAGGCCTACATTGATGATTTTGATTCAAGCCACCAAATGTATCCTGGTGCAAGCACGGGAAAGGTTAATGCTGGTAGATGTTCTGCTCATGTGCCAGAATTCTCCAACTGTATTTATAAAGCAAACCATG CTTTTGAAAATCTTGATCCCAAAAAAAGCTCTTCATCCTTATTTTGTAGAAGAAAGACTATTAATGACATAGACTCCATTAGCCTAACAACTGATGATCTATTAAAACTTCCAGCGGATGGATCATTTTCTTTCACTAACATTGGATTAAGTCACCGAATtagcaagaaaaacaagaagtGCATTGGAAGACTGAGTTCATGGGAtactgaaaagaaacaaaattttcaagAACCTTCCACTCCTTTGTGCAAGGATAACGTAATTACTCCtgttatatatacaaatataaatggaaggcATCGTGGTAGgctaaaaaacccaaaacttgtGAATAAGACTAATAAATGCATTTCAGAACCATCTTTATCGTTTTCCAAGAAATTGTCTTTCAAGGACAGTGCAGAACACAGTTGTGAAAAGAATTACCCAAGATGGCTCACTAGCCAGAAATCTGACCTTAATGTTTCAGGAATAACTAGTCTACCTGACTTCACATACCCAGTCTGGCTCCATCATCAAGACTTGCTACCTGATACAAAGAGTCAAaggatttctaaaatatttaaagaagaacaGTGTTCCCCTAGGCATAGTTACCAGGCACAAAGAACTTCTCGACTTATGAATAAATTAGAttgttttgaatattcttttgAACCCTCAAACATTTCAGATTCCTTGAGTGATGATAAAGGATTAATTAATGAATGTAAATGTGATTCTGAACATAGCCACTGTCAGTGTGAGAATCCAGTTCTCCCAGGACCAACCAAAAAGCCCTTCAGTg GTGACAAGATTGAATTGCTTATCCTGAAGGCCAAGAGAAATCTAGAGCATTGTAGTGAAGAGTTACCGAAGTCTACAAAAAAGGATGATAGTCCTTGTTCGTTAGATAAACTTGAAGCAGAAAGATCATGGGAAAATATTCCTGTTACTTT CAAATCTCCTGTTCCTGTTAACTCTGATGATAGTCCTCAACAAACTTCACAAGCAAAGTGTGCTAACGGGTtccttgaagattttttaaatgatgataatCAG AGTTGTACCCTTTCTGGAGGGAAACATCATGGTCCTGTTGAAGCCttaaaacaaatgttatttaatcttcaaGCAGTACAGGAAAGTTTTAATCAGAATAAAACAGCAGAACTGAGAGAAGAGATTAATCAA GTTTCAGAAGACAATTTCTCTAAATTGCAGTTGAAGGAAAGTATGGTTCCTATTACTAGGTCACTTCAAAA gtaa
- the C1H18orf54 gene encoding lung adenoma susceptibility protein 2 isoform X1 has protein sequence MAKSIPKHRVCSRESSVSSLLASCSLSGSNSSNSDGSFQYKNKLYRSASQALQAYIDDFDSSHQMYPGASTGKVNAGRCSAHVPEFSNCIYKANHAFENLDPKKSSSSLFCRRKTINDIDSISLTTDDLLKLPADGSFSFTNIGLSHRISKKNKKCIGRLSSWDTEKKQNFQEPSTPLCKDNVITPVIYTNINGRHRGRLKNPKLVNKTNKCISEPSLSFSKKLSFKDSAEHSCEKNYPRWLTSQKSDLNVSGITSLPDFTYPVWLHHQDLLPDTKSQRISKIFKEEQCSPRHSYQAQRTSRLMNKLDCFEYSFEPSNISDSLSDDKGLINECKCDSEHSHCQCENPVLPGPTKKPFSGDKIELLILKAKRNLEHCSEELPKSTKKDDSPCSLDKLEAERSWENIPVTFKSPVPVNSDDSPQQTSQAKCANGFLEDFLNDDNQSCTLSGGKHHGPVEALKQMLFNLQAVQESFNQNKTAELREEINQVSEDNFSKLQLKESMVPITRSLQKFYLFVRDRQRPRQREKQAPCREPDAELDLRTPGSCPGPKADAKPLSHPGIPATFQLNLEITNR, from the exons ATGGCAAAATCAATTCCAAAACACAGAGTTTGTTCTCGAGAATCTTCAGTATCTTCTCTGTTAGCAAGTTGCAGCCTGAGTGGTAGTAATTCCTCTAACTCTGATGGCTCTTTTCAGTATAAGAATAAACTGTATCGTTCTGCATCTCAGGCTCTGCAGGCCTACATTGATGATTTTGATTCAAGCCACCAAATGTATCCTGGTGCAAGCACGGGAAAGGTTAATGCTGGTAGATGTTCTGCTCATGTGCCAGAATTCTCCAACTGTATTTATAAAGCAAACCATG CTTTTGAAAATCTTGATCCCAAAAAAAGCTCTTCATCCTTATTTTGTAGAAGAAAGACTATTAATGACATAGACTCCATTAGCCTAACAACTGATGATCTATTAAAACTTCCAGCGGATGGATCATTTTCTTTCACTAACATTGGATTAAGTCACCGAATtagcaagaaaaacaagaagtGCATTGGAAGACTGAGTTCATGGGAtactgaaaagaaacaaaattttcaagAACCTTCCACTCCTTTGTGCAAGGATAACGTAATTACTCCtgttatatatacaaatataaatggaaggcATCGTGGTAGgctaaaaaacccaaaacttgtGAATAAGACTAATAAATGCATTTCAGAACCATCTTTATCGTTTTCCAAGAAATTGTCTTTCAAGGACAGTGCAGAACACAGTTGTGAAAAGAATTACCCAAGATGGCTCACTAGCCAGAAATCTGACCTTAATGTTTCAGGAATAACTAGTCTACCTGACTTCACATACCCAGTCTGGCTCCATCATCAAGACTTGCTACCTGATACAAAGAGTCAAaggatttctaaaatatttaaagaagaacaGTGTTCCCCTAGGCATAGTTACCAGGCACAAAGAACTTCTCGACTTATGAATAAATTAGAttgttttgaatattcttttgAACCCTCAAACATTTCAGATTCCTTGAGTGATGATAAAGGATTAATTAATGAATGTAAATGTGATTCTGAACATAGCCACTGTCAGTGTGAGAATCCAGTTCTCCCAGGACCAACCAAAAAGCCCTTCAGTg GTGACAAGATTGAATTGCTTATCCTGAAGGCCAAGAGAAATCTAGAGCATTGTAGTGAAGAGTTACCGAAGTCTACAAAAAAGGATGATAGTCCTTGTTCGTTAGATAAACTTGAAGCAGAAAGATCATGGGAAAATATTCCTGTTACTTT CAAATCTCCTGTTCCTGTTAACTCTGATGATAGTCCTCAACAAACTTCACAAGCAAAGTGTGCTAACGGGTtccttgaagattttttaaatgatgataatCAG AGTTGTACCCTTTCTGGAGGGAAACATCATGGTCCTGTTGAAGCCttaaaacaaatgttatttaatcttcaaGCAGTACAGGAAAGTTTTAATCAGAATAAAACAGCAGAACTGAGAGAAGAGATTAATCAA GTTTCAGAAGACAATTTCTCTAAATTGCAGTTGAAGGAAAGTATGGTTCCTATTACTAGGTCACTTCAAAA attttatttattcgtgagagacaggcagagacctaggcagagggagaagcaggctccatgcagggagcccgacgcagaactcgatctcaggactccaggatcatgccctgggccaaaggcagacgctaaaccgctcagccacccagggatcccagccaccTTTCAACTCAACTTAGAAATTACTAACAGATGA
- the C1H18orf54 gene encoding lung adenoma susceptibility protein 2 isoform X2: MAKSIPKHRVCSRESSVSSLLASCSLSGSNSSNSDGSFQYKNKLYRSASQALQAYIDDFDSSHQMYPGASTGKVNAGRCSAHVPEFSNCIYKANHAFENLDPKKSSSSLFCRRKTINDIDSISLTTDDLLKLPADGSFSFTNIGLSHRISKKNKKCIGRLSSWDTEKKQNFQEPSTPLCKDNVITPVIYTNINGRHRGRLKNPKLVNKTNKCISEPSLSFSKKLSFKDSAEHSCEKNYPRWLTSQKSDLNVSGITSLPDFTYPVWLHHQDLLPDTKSQRISKIFKEEQCSPRHSYQAQRTSRLMNKLDCFEYSFEPSNISDSLSDDKGLINECKCDSEHSHCQCENPVLPGPTKKPFSGDKIELLILKAKRNLEHCSEELPKSTKKDDSPCSLDKLEAERSWENIPVTFKSPVPVNSDDSPQQTSQAKCANGFLEDFLNDDNQSCTLSGGKHHGPVEALKQMLFNLQAVQESFNQNKTAELREEINQVSEDNFSKLQLKESMVPITRSLQKALHHLSRLRDLVDDTSGKQSPKM; this comes from the exons ATGGCAAAATCAATTCCAAAACACAGAGTTTGTTCTCGAGAATCTTCAGTATCTTCTCTGTTAGCAAGTTGCAGCCTGAGTGGTAGTAATTCCTCTAACTCTGATGGCTCTTTTCAGTATAAGAATAAACTGTATCGTTCTGCATCTCAGGCTCTGCAGGCCTACATTGATGATTTTGATTCAAGCCACCAAATGTATCCTGGTGCAAGCACGGGAAAGGTTAATGCTGGTAGATGTTCTGCTCATGTGCCAGAATTCTCCAACTGTATTTATAAAGCAAACCATG CTTTTGAAAATCTTGATCCCAAAAAAAGCTCTTCATCCTTATTTTGTAGAAGAAAGACTATTAATGACATAGACTCCATTAGCCTAACAACTGATGATCTATTAAAACTTCCAGCGGATGGATCATTTTCTTTCACTAACATTGGATTAAGTCACCGAATtagcaagaaaaacaagaagtGCATTGGAAGACTGAGTTCATGGGAtactgaaaagaaacaaaattttcaagAACCTTCCACTCCTTTGTGCAAGGATAACGTAATTACTCCtgttatatatacaaatataaatggaaggcATCGTGGTAGgctaaaaaacccaaaacttgtGAATAAGACTAATAAATGCATTTCAGAACCATCTTTATCGTTTTCCAAGAAATTGTCTTTCAAGGACAGTGCAGAACACAGTTGTGAAAAGAATTACCCAAGATGGCTCACTAGCCAGAAATCTGACCTTAATGTTTCAGGAATAACTAGTCTACCTGACTTCACATACCCAGTCTGGCTCCATCATCAAGACTTGCTACCTGATACAAAGAGTCAAaggatttctaaaatatttaaagaagaacaGTGTTCCCCTAGGCATAGTTACCAGGCACAAAGAACTTCTCGACTTATGAATAAATTAGAttgttttgaatattcttttgAACCCTCAAACATTTCAGATTCCTTGAGTGATGATAAAGGATTAATTAATGAATGTAAATGTGATTCTGAACATAGCCACTGTCAGTGTGAGAATCCAGTTCTCCCAGGACCAACCAAAAAGCCCTTCAGTg GTGACAAGATTGAATTGCTTATCCTGAAGGCCAAGAGAAATCTAGAGCATTGTAGTGAAGAGTTACCGAAGTCTACAAAAAAGGATGATAGTCCTTGTTCGTTAGATAAACTTGAAGCAGAAAGATCATGGGAAAATATTCCTGTTACTTT CAAATCTCCTGTTCCTGTTAACTCTGATGATAGTCCTCAACAAACTTCACAAGCAAAGTGTGCTAACGGGTtccttgaagattttttaaatgatgataatCAG AGTTGTACCCTTTCTGGAGGGAAACATCATGGTCCTGTTGAAGCCttaaaacaaatgttatttaatcttcaaGCAGTACAGGAAAGTTTTAATCAGAATAAAACAGCAGAACTGAGAGAAGAGATTAATCAA GTTTCAGAAGACAATTTCTCTAAATTGCAGTTGAAGGAAAGTATGGTTCCTATTACTAGGTCACTTCAAAA GGCTTTGCACCATTTATCTCGCCTGCGAGACCTGGTTGATGATACCAGTGGGAAACAGTCACCGAAAAtgtga